The following proteins are co-located in the Bacillus pumilus genome:
- a CDS encoding nucleotidyltransferase domain-containing protein, protein MRAVLDQSTLSNEQRLLLLGSRIQLNEQEEESIRDLLKDGIDMPKFIGLASRHKVLQLITPHLIRLDVEKSITTTYKFLLHYQYIGNRQKNMVRFQEFQRLLQIFREAKLKAVPLKGAILTPLVYKDYGLRMMSDLDFLIHPDDRKSASLLLKNEGFIIGKYDWTTDQEIPISREEEMMWRINAGNLYSHVKRSGEDFLKVHRVDFSYDVELKKNYQATSSLLDASEEKVFFQTDTYLLQPLDFLIHLAFHLYKEATNVQYVYLHADLNLIKFCDVREYVMYAEEQNQLDWHALQERAKELGAEKALFYTFTFLDLLYQTNYIDQMPQLDMSDQSFLEAYGENDFGSLKTWKKSFVDRFFSLDNRDELEEEPVIQLFPERQ, encoded by the coding sequence ATGCGGGCTGTTTTGGATCAATCGACTCTCTCAAATGAGCAGAGGCTGTTATTACTTGGCTCACGTATTCAATTAAATGAACAAGAAGAAGAGTCCATTAGAGACTTATTGAAAGATGGCATAGATATGCCGAAGTTTATCGGACTTGCATCTAGACATAAGGTGCTTCAGCTCATTACACCTCATTTGATTCGCCTTGATGTCGAAAAAAGCATAACGACGACGTACAAGTTTTTGCTTCACTATCAATATATAGGTAATCGTCAAAAGAATATGGTGAGATTTCAAGAATTCCAGCGTCTTTTACAAATATTTCGAGAGGCAAAGCTGAAAGCGGTCCCCCTCAAAGGAGCCATATTAACACCGCTTGTATACAAAGATTATGGACTGCGAATGATGTCGGACCTTGACTTCTTGATTCATCCAGATGATCGAAAGAGTGCTTCTTTATTGCTCAAGAATGAAGGTTTTATTATTGGGAAATATGATTGGACAACAGATCAGGAAATTCCGATTTCTCGTGAAGAAGAAATGATGTGGAGAATCAATGCGGGGAATCTCTATTCTCATGTTAAACGGAGCGGAGAAGACTTTTTGAAGGTACACCGCGTCGATTTTTCTTATGATGTTGAGCTCAAAAAAAACTATCAGGCAACAAGTTCCTTGCTGGATGCTTCAGAAGAAAAAGTATTTTTTCAAACGGACACCTATTTGCTTCAACCTTTAGATTTTCTCATCCATCTTGCTTTCCACCTATACAAGGAGGCAACAAATGTACAGTATGTCTACTTACATGCAGATCTTAATTTGATCAAGTTTTGTGATGTAAGGGAGTATGTCATGTACGCTGAAGAACAAAACCAGCTTGATTGGCATGCCTTGCAAGAAAGAGCGAAAGAACTAGGGGCTGAAAAAGCACTTTTTTACACGTTTACTTTTTTAGACTTATTGTATCAAACGAATTATATTGACCAAATGCCGCAGCTAGACATGAGTGATCAATCGTTCTTGGAAGCCTATGGTGAAAATGATTTCGGCTCTTTGAAAACCTGGAAAAAATCATTTGTCGATCGTTTTTTTAGTCTGGATAATCGCGATGAGCTTGAAGAGGAACCAGTTATACAGCTGTTTCCTGAAAGGCAATAG
- a CDS encoding serine hydrolase domain-containing protein, translating to MINELTLQRLQDTTTDIKKLLNQHQIPGCSICISHEAEQIWSWHEGLADMDSGTPVTKDTTFRIGSVTKPFTAMVMMKLRDEGLIQLDEPIHTYEPLLSLLKSHVSEPVPLTFRMIASHISGLPKTLDKASHIREITLAECIDLLTIFTPPWSIINYSSLGYSILSKVLEKVSGQPFRKLMQSRILDPLHLKQTGFIETAFTAKGYTVSSSGLSDISYPSAETPSWEDGSSGLFSTADDLIQLIQAQYGGSRLLHQHSLKEMQSPVMVEEDFSRGVGLSWFLRPFNGFTLAEHSGEIKGFTSYIGFIPKQKLGICILLNSDERIARPIADRLFQLMLPADNEQIKKREDRLKRMFRQSSL from the coding sequence TTGATCAATGAATTGACCCTGCAACGTTTGCAAGATACAACCACTGACATTAAGAAGTTATTGAATCAACATCAAATTCCCGGCTGCTCCATTTGCATTTCTCATGAAGCTGAACAAATTTGGTCATGGCATGAGGGCCTAGCTGATATGGATAGTGGCACTCCAGTCACAAAAGACACAACCTTTCGAATTGGTTCTGTGACGAAACCTTTTACTGCAATGGTCATGATGAAACTGCGAGATGAAGGGTTGATTCAACTCGATGAACCCATTCATACTTACGAACCTTTACTATCTTTATTAAAAAGTCATGTGTCTGAACCAGTTCCTCTCACTTTTCGTATGATTGCCTCTCATATATCGGGCCTGCCCAAAACACTCGATAAAGCGAGCCATATAAGAGAAATAACATTAGCTGAGTGTATTGACTTGCTCACCATATTCACACCACCTTGGTCTATCATCAATTATTCTAGCCTTGGCTATTCTATTTTAAGTAAAGTACTAGAGAAAGTGAGTGGCCAACCATTTAGAAAGTTAATGCAATCCCGCATTCTAGATCCGCTCCATTTGAAGCAAACTGGGTTTATTGAAACAGCATTCACAGCAAAAGGGTATACAGTTTCTTCATCTGGCTTATCTGATATATCCTATCCAAGTGCTGAAACACCATCTTGGGAAGACGGTTCAAGTGGACTATTCTCTACCGCAGATGATTTGATTCAACTCATCCAAGCTCAATATGGCGGAAGCCGCCTGCTTCATCAGCATTCGTTAAAGGAAATGCAAAGCCCCGTTATGGTTGAAGAAGATTTCAGCAGAGGCGTTGGCCTTTCATGGTTTTTAAGACCTTTCAACGGATTCACCTTAGCTGAACATAGCGGAGAAATTAAAGGATTCACCTCCTATATCGGATTCATCCCAAAACAAAAATTAGGCATTTGCATTCTATTAAACTCTGACGAACGGATCGCAAGGCCGATTGCCGATAGGCTCTTTCAGCTCATGCTGCCAGCAGATAACGAACAGATAAAAAAGCGTGAAGACCGGCTCAAGCGAATGTTTAGACAATCGTCTCTTTAA
- a CDS encoding methionine adenosyltransferase has product MMKTIQKTILDILKGDGQDIEQIPYELVERKGVGHPDTMCDAIAERASQYYSQYCMEHFGRVAHHWFDKVMLLGGDADVQYGKGTMVKPYQVVFAGKGAYAYGEEPIPLKKILFDAAKDVLSEVTTGFDPDEHLVIDCRIVDHQGAGRKNSRYRPMIETDMIEIGDPKLVSNDCNLLHAHAPLSRLEKLVLYTERYVNGPDFKRVNPDTGWDVKIFGSRRHEDFKLIVNMPFLAKDIHSLEEYFSRKKECQDQIAQYIDETLGLKPDLMLNATDRNGRPYLTALGSVADTGDVGVVGRGNRLNGLITPMRSMSIEAPAGKNPLDHTGKLYGVLAQRLADQIFETIQKPTEVHIFTSKEAPLHNPDEISVRIQQWDGDEDERKQIENLVMKAVHSMGDVTKDLIFKGVTMW; this is encoded by the coding sequence ATGATGAAAACAATTCAAAAAACAATTCTTGATATTTTAAAAGGTGATGGCCAAGATATTGAACAAATTCCATATGAGCTTGTGGAACGCAAAGGGGTAGGGCATCCAGATACCATGTGTGATGCCATAGCAGAAAGAGCTTCTCAATACTATTCTCAATATTGCATGGAGCATTTCGGAAGAGTAGCACATCATTGGTTTGACAAAGTGATGCTTCTTGGGGGAGATGCTGATGTACAGTATGGGAAAGGAACGATGGTCAAGCCTTATCAAGTTGTATTTGCTGGAAAAGGAGCGTATGCATACGGCGAAGAGCCAATCCCTCTGAAGAAAATCCTATTTGATGCGGCCAAGGATGTGTTATCAGAAGTGACAACAGGATTCGATCCTGACGAGCATCTCGTCATTGACTGCCGAATCGTCGATCATCAAGGGGCTGGTCGTAAAAACTCGAGATATCGTCCGATGATTGAAACAGACATGATTGAGATCGGCGATCCAAAGCTAGTTTCAAATGACTGTAACCTATTACATGCTCATGCACCATTAAGCCGTCTTGAAAAGTTGGTTCTTTATACAGAGCGTTATGTGAATGGGCCAGATTTCAAAAGGGTAAACCCAGATACCGGCTGGGACGTGAAAATATTTGGAAGCAGGCGGCATGAAGACTTCAAACTCATTGTGAATATGCCTTTTTTAGCAAAAGATATTCATAGCCTTGAAGAGTATTTTTCCCGTAAAAAAGAATGTCAGGATCAAATCGCACAGTATATTGATGAAACGTTAGGACTTAAACCGGATCTCATGCTAAACGCAACCGATCGCAACGGTCGTCCATATTTAACAGCACTTGGATCTGTTGCTGATACTGGGGATGTGGGAGTAGTTGGCAGGGGGAATAGACTAAATGGACTGATCACGCCAATGCGGTCGATGAGTATTGAAGCTCCAGCTGGAAAAAACCCACTTGATCATACAGGGAAATTGTACGGAGTGCTGGCTCAAAGGTTGGCAGATCAAATTTTTGAGACCATTCAAAAGCCGACAGAAGTGCATATCTTTACTTCAAAAGAGGCACCTCTCCATAACCCTGATGAAATTTCCGTCCGTATTCAACAATGGGATGGAGATGAGGATGAAAGAAAGCAAATTGAAAATCTCGTCATGAAGGCTGTTCATTCAATGGGCGATGTCACAAAGGATTTAATTTTTAAAGGCGTTACAATGTGGTAA
- a CDS encoding AAA family ATPase codes for MSKEGVSQRIWIVGPPGSGKTTLASRLKQDLSLPHYELDALFWQADWNKTDKKLFIENVHEIVKQRKWVVDGQYSSVHHILAEYADTIIWLDVKRRQTFPSLIKRTLKRLITKEKLWNGNRERIGNALQFFSYAFHVYPEVLHHNEKLFHQLKEASHVTCLRINKREEVEQVLKKIQRLEEKG; via the coding sequence TTGAGTAAAGAAGGAGTTAGCCAGCGCATCTGGATTGTTGGCCCACCTGGATCTGGGAAAACGACACTCGCAAGCCGATTGAAACAGGACTTATCCTTACCTCACTATGAGCTCGATGCCCTTTTCTGGCAAGCAGACTGGAACAAGACAGATAAAAAGCTGTTTATTGAAAACGTTCATGAAATTGTCAAACAAAGGAAATGGGTTGTCGATGGACAATATTCATCTGTTCATCACATATTGGCTGAATATGCTGATACGATCATTTGGCTCGATGTGAAGAGAAGACAGACGTTTCCTAGTCTCATCAAAAGGACGCTTAAACGTCTTATCACAAAAGAGAAGCTTTGGAATGGAAATAGGGAGAGGATTGGCAATGCACTGCAATTTTTCTCATATGCCTTTCATGTGTATCCAGAGGTCCTCCATCATAACGAAAAGCTTTTTCATCAATTAAAGGAAGCATCACATGTGACATGTCTGCGAATCAATAAGCGAGAAGAGGTAGAACAGGTGCTCAAGAAAATCCAACGTCTTGAAGAAAAGGGGTGA
- a CDS encoding phosphotransferase enzyme family protein, with the protein MTNLDVVYNVLKCWFSEQPHRVTPLNGRSPNAGWLVEYTKNRFVLKKCVRNHDAEWLHYLEDLTDALLDHGFPIQPMIEAKNQHKTILYRESYWQLRPYFEGRPYEMGNRSDEQEAIRVLKKLHSLKNLPKGPVNPNCELKNWITYPDDTLNETACALKKMVSSKKAAALLKVYERELMNVLVMLNPSIYDALPHAVTHGDFHSGNLLIRNKKLAMVLDFDTAGYRPRIYDAAISAFLLTRIKRGTFQLDIFKTIQFLKTYAEDLSENEWRSISAFIRLLYIPTGRYLTLLQKHTPHFLNWYIDWSFQALQSATHQLKENWYLQKEMRI; encoded by the coding sequence ATGACGAATTTAGATGTTGTTTACAATGTCCTGAAATGTTGGTTTTCGGAACAGCCTCACCGTGTAACACCTTTAAATGGAAGAAGTCCTAATGCAGGATGGCTTGTAGAATACACTAAAAACCGATTTGTATTAAAAAAATGTGTCAGGAATCATGATGCTGAATGGCTTCATTATTTAGAGGATTTAACAGATGCGTTGCTTGACCATGGGTTTCCGATTCAACCTATGATTGAGGCAAAGAACCAGCATAAAACCATTTTATACAGAGAGAGCTACTGGCAGCTACGGCCATATTTTGAAGGAAGACCATATGAAATGGGAAATCGTTCAGATGAACAAGAAGCCATTCGGGTGTTAAAAAAGCTTCATTCATTGAAAAATTTGCCGAAAGGTCCTGTGAATCCAAATTGTGAACTGAAAAACTGGATTACGTATCCTGATGACACGCTGAACGAGACGGCTTGTGCACTTAAAAAGATGGTTTCTTCGAAAAAGGCTGCTGCTTTACTCAAAGTCTATGAGCGGGAGCTAATGAATGTCCTCGTGATGCTAAATCCAAGTATTTATGATGCGTTACCTCATGCTGTCACACATGGTGACTTTCATTCTGGCAACCTGCTGATCCGTAACAAGAAGCTCGCCATGGTTCTTGATTTCGATACAGCAGGTTATAGACCGCGAATATATGATGCAGCCATATCTGCTTTTTTGTTAACGAGAATCAAGCGTGGGACGTTTCAACTAGATATTTTTAAAACAATTCAATTTTTAAAGACCTATGCCGAAGATTTATCGGAAAATGAATGGCGCTCTATATCTGCTTTTATCAGATTGTTATATATTCCAACAGGCCGATATTTAACGCTCCTGCAAAAGCATACGCCTCACTTCCTTAACTGGTATATTGATTGGTCTTTTCAAGCACTACAATCTGCAACGCACCAGCTGAAGGAAAATTGGTATCTCCAAAAGGAGATGAGGATATGA
- a CDS encoding SDR family NAD(P)-dependent oxidoreductase — translation MKVAVVTGGNRGIGKEVCRQLAQDGMIVILTARQLESAQLAASEMNEQVVPFQLDVTNAETVDRLSAFIKESYGRVDVLINNAGVFHDNRRDDTFPSFLDLSVSTLQESMDVNLYGAVRMTKAVFPYMKEARYGRIVNVSSGMGRLSAIHASDDVRRDGKSGPYYRMSKAALHVLTKVTALEGAPYSILANAVCPGWVQTDMGSSEAVKTVQEGASGIVWAAKLPRDGPTGELLRDGNRLQW, via the coding sequence ATGAAAGTGGCTGTTGTCACAGGTGGAAATAGGGGCATAGGAAAAGAAGTGTGCAGACAGCTTGCTCAAGATGGCATGATTGTGATTTTAACAGCTCGGCAGCTTGAAAGCGCCCAATTAGCTGCTTCTGAAATGAATGAGCAGGTTGTTCCGTTTCAACTGGATGTCACAAATGCAGAAACGGTTGATCGATTGTCGGCATTTATTAAGGAATCGTACGGAAGAGTGGACGTCTTGATTAATAATGCTGGTGTCTTTCATGACAATAGGAGGGATGACACATTTCCATCTTTTCTAGACCTTTCTGTATCGACACTCCAAGAATCGATGGATGTCAATCTATATGGTGCAGTCAGAATGACGAAGGCCGTTTTTCCTTACATGAAAGAGGCTAGGTATGGACGTATCGTCAATGTGTCTAGTGGTATGGGAAGGCTCTCTGCCATCCACGCTTCAGATGATGTCAGGCGTGACGGAAAAAGCGGCCCATATTATCGGATGTCAAAAGCTGCTTTGCACGTTCTCACAAAGGTCACAGCTTTAGAGGGAGCGCCCTATTCTATCCTTGCGAATGCTGTATGCCCGGGCTGGGTGCAAACGGACATGGGGTCATCAGAGGCTGTTAAAACTGTGCAGGAAGGTGCATCAGGGATTGTCTGGGCAGCGAAGCTACCTCGAGATGGACCAACAGGAGAATTATTGAGAGATGGAAATAGACTTCAGTGGTAG
- a CDS encoding SDR family NAD(P)-dependent oxidoreductase encodes MRGMKEKTVIVTGGAQGIGFAVAERAAQEGAQVVIADHHVEYGKEAERLLKAKGYEVLFIEADIAEEAAIISMVEKTAIHFRQIDMLVNCAAVFIMRGLEATVEEWRRIMDLNIMGQALCVKHTAPHMEKTGKGSIVNIASISGHIAQPKYLTYNATKAAVVNMTRCMAMDLADAGIRVNAVNPGTVWNKNNERFHLEELGLTREQANQHPDIGGMHMLKRTADPEEIASAVIFLLSDEASFITGENLMVDGGYTAM; translated from the coding sequence ATGCGAGGTATGAAAGAAAAGACAGTCATTGTCACAGGCGGAGCACAAGGAATTGGATTTGCGGTCGCAGAACGAGCAGCACAAGAAGGCGCACAAGTCGTGATTGCTGATCACCATGTAGAATACGGGAAAGAAGCAGAAAGACTGCTCAAAGCAAAAGGATATGAGGTTTTGTTTATAGAGGCTGATATTGCAGAGGAAGCAGCAATCATTTCAATGGTAGAAAAAACAGCCATTCATTTTAGGCAGATTGACATGCTGGTTAATTGTGCAGCGGTTTTTATTATGCGAGGCCTTGAAGCAACCGTTGAAGAATGGCGGCGCATCATGGATTTGAATATTATGGGACAAGCTCTTTGCGTCAAACATACTGCACCGCATATGGAGAAGACAGGGAAAGGCTCCATTGTCAATATTGCATCAATCTCAGGTCACATTGCCCAGCCGAAATATTTAACATATAACGCAACGAAAGCAGCCGTTGTGAATATGACGAGATGTATGGCAATGGATTTAGCTGATGCAGGTATTCGTGTAAATGCAGTCAATCCAGGTACGGTATGGAATAAAAATAACGAACGGTTTCATTTAGAAGAACTTGGTCTGACAAGAGAACAAGCGAATCAGCACCCTGATATTGGAGGAATGCACATGCTGAAACGAACAGCTGATCCAGAGGAGATCGCATCGGCTGTCATCTTCCTTCTTTCAGATGAAGCGAGCTTTATTACAGGAGAAAATTTAATGGTTGACGGCGGCTATACTGCCATGTAG
- a CDS encoding histidinol-phosphatase yields MKFDLHTHHQRCGHAKGKIREYIDEAVKLGLEFIGISDHSPFFGEEVDHFKPWVAMAKSEFHSYVEEVLQLKKEYDGKIHVLLGVESDYFPEHEALYRDVYRHYPFDYIIGSVHVSNGYDLFNRKRWERITEQQAMIEKEAYYQLIQMSAESRMFDILGHIDALKGFYPEIAHIKTEAVDDALKAIAESGSVIEVNTSGKTKDCGGWYPSIDLLERAKFYGIDVTFGSDAHEPARVADDWLEVKHTLKELGYQEWCIFQSRQKRKLAL; encoded by the coding sequence ATGAAATTTGATCTGCACACACATCACCAACGCTGCGGTCATGCGAAGGGAAAGATCAGAGAATATATCGATGAGGCTGTCAAATTAGGTCTGGAGTTTATTGGAATATCAGATCATTCCCCGTTTTTTGGTGAAGAGGTCGATCACTTTAAACCCTGGGTGGCAATGGCTAAAAGTGAATTTCATTCATATGTAGAGGAAGTCCTGCAATTGAAGAAGGAATATGACGGGAAAATTCATGTGCTGTTAGGCGTTGAATCTGACTATTTTCCAGAACACGAGGCCCTCTACCGAGACGTGTATCGACATTATCCATTTGATTATATCATCGGCTCAGTCCATGTCAGTAATGGATATGACCTATTTAACCGAAAGCGCTGGGAACGTATCACAGAGCAGCAAGCCATGATCGAAAAAGAAGCGTATTACCAGCTGATTCAAATGTCCGCAGAGAGTCGTATGTTTGATATTTTAGGTCATATTGACGCCTTAAAAGGATTTTACCCAGAGATTGCTCATATCAAAACAGAAGCTGTCGATGATGCACTGAAAGCGATTGCGGAGAGTGGTTCTGTCATTGAAGTCAATACATCTGGTAAAACAAAAGACTGCGGAGGATGGTATCCATCAATTGATCTATTAGAACGCGCCAAGTTTTATGGCATTGATGTCACGTTTGGCTCTGACGCACATGAGCCAGCCCGCGTGGCAGATGATTGGCTGGAAGTGAAACATACGTTGAAGGAACTGGGGTATCAAGAATGGTGCATTTTTCAATCTCGTCAAAAGCGCAAATTGGCTCTATAA
- a CDS encoding inositol-3-phosphate synthase, whose protein sequence is MTKVRVAIAGVGSCASSIVQFVEMAKEKMDTPSGVMHEVIGGYQLSDVEFVAAFEVDQNKVGKDLSEAILTKPTAAIKHIEVPFFQVSVEAGPLCDGLEGDLSNCIQPHEDSLKINTHDVTQRLKDVQADVLVCFLPTGSFEAVRVYAEACAHAHTAFINATPEPVANDPEFVKMFEDSGTPLLGDDLRSHLGATTLHTALIELLKSRGIDITNTYQLNVGGNTDFLNLANPMRSTSKQKSKRKALFASGIDASEVAAGPNGYVSYLGDHKVCFLRLEGNSVLDSEISLEIRLQVEDSPNSAGVIANAMRVAKAAKDLNHSGVIHDVCPFLFKSPPIGQVDSESLRLFNDYVANAELKKVL, encoded by the coding sequence ATGACAAAAGTTCGTGTAGCAATTGCTGGAGTAGGTTCATGTGCATCAAGTATCGTTCAATTTGTAGAAATGGCAAAGGAAAAAATGGATACGCCCTCTGGTGTTATGCATGAAGTCATTGGAGGCTATCAATTATCTGACGTGGAATTTGTTGCAGCTTTTGAAGTGGATCAAAATAAAGTAGGAAAAGATTTATCAGAGGCGATACTTACTAAACCAACGGCTGCCATTAAACATATAGAAGTTCCTTTTTTCCAAGTGTCAGTTGAAGCAGGCCCTTTATGTGATGGGCTTGAAGGAGATTTGTCCAACTGTATTCAACCGCATGAAGATTCCCTGAAAATCAACACACATGACGTGACGCAAAGACTGAAGGACGTACAGGCAGATGTACTTGTCTGCTTCTTACCGACAGGCTCGTTCGAAGCTGTTCGAGTATACGCAGAGGCATGTGCACACGCTCATACCGCCTTTATTAATGCAACACCAGAGCCAGTGGCAAATGACCCTGAATTTGTCAAAATGTTTGAAGACTCAGGTACCCCGCTTCTTGGAGACGATTTAAGAAGTCATTTAGGTGCAACGACACTGCATACAGCGTTGATTGAACTATTGAAATCCCGCGGCATTGATATCACCAATACGTACCAATTGAATGTCGGAGGCAACACAGACTTTTTAAACCTTGCCAATCCAATGAGATCAACGAGTAAGCAAAAATCGAAGAGAAAAGCATTATTTGCATCTGGTATTGATGCCAGTGAAGTCGCAGCAGGTCCAAATGGATATGTCAGCTATCTAGGTGATCATAAAGTCTGCTTTCTTCGATTAGAAGGAAATTCTGTTTTAGATTCTGAGATTTCACTTGAAATCCGCTTACAAGTAGAAGATAGTCCAAATTCAGCTGGTGTTATTGCGAATGCGATGCGTGTAGCAAAAGCAGCTAAAGACTTGAATCACAGTGGTGTCATTCATGACGTCTGCCCATTCTTATTTAAAAGTCCTCCAATTGGACAAGTAGATTCAGAATCATTGCGTTTGTTCAATGATTATGTAGCAAATGCTGAGCTGAAAAAGGTGTTATAA
- a CDS encoding HAD hydrolase family protein: MEAELNLREIKFAAFDLDGTLIDDRGQLIGDVHGAVNILRQRGIIPMIVTGRTYDSFFSLNLDPSLLHLFHHDVLLNDGNVVCHHQKKTFDVKQYLDSALCKQIISLFDRKAEFVMESNGKHVASSKSAKLKYCMLYTFPREKIEVGHKKEFHFDRVTKLFILPKETIDIAHQLRDCYCEVADAQFLNAQVISPKGICKADMLGHHLLDCFGESDLGRVMAFGNGHNDRLLLKKAKWGVAVQDSHPSAIELCDVHLKEPIYNYLLKALQTPEAPHVINEKGGI; this comes from the coding sequence GTGGAAGCGGAACTTAACCTTCGTGAGATAAAATTTGCCGCTTTTGACTTGGATGGAACATTAATTGACGATCGAGGTCAACTCATTGGTGATGTCCATGGCGCAGTGAACATACTGCGCCAAAGAGGCATTATTCCAATGATCGTGACAGGTAGAACCTATGATTCTTTCTTTTCTCTGAACTTAGATCCTTCTCTACTTCATTTATTTCACCACGATGTTCTACTGAATGATGGAAATGTCGTTTGCCATCATCAAAAGAAAACATTTGACGTCAAACAATATCTAGATTCCGCTTTATGCAAACAAATCATCTCATTATTTGATAGAAAAGCTGAATTTGTCATGGAATCAAATGGGAAGCACGTGGCGTCAAGTAAAAGCGCTAAGTTGAAATACTGCATGCTTTACACATTTCCACGAGAAAAAATAGAGGTTGGTCACAAGAAAGAATTCCACTTTGACCGTGTGACGAAATTATTTATTTTACCAAAAGAAACAATAGATATCGCACATCAATTAAGAGATTGCTATTGTGAGGTAGCAGATGCCCAGTTTTTAAATGCTCAAGTGATTTCTCCGAAAGGAATTTGTAAGGCAGATATGCTGGGGCACCATTTATTAGACTGTTTTGGGGAAAGTGATTTAGGCCGCGTGATGGCTTTTGGAAATGGTCATAATGACAGGCTTCTGCTGAAGAAGGCCAAGTGGGGGGTGGCAGTTCAAGATAGTCATCCGTCAGCGATTGAGTTATGTGATGTTCATTTAAAAGAGCCTATTTATAACTATCTTCTTAAAGCTTTACAAACGCCTGAAGCACCACACGTAATCAATGAAAAGGGAGGTATTTAG
- a CDS encoding aminoacyl--tRNA ligase-related protein has translation MRTLKLPLPDTLKETMIPDFMERVSFLSAHILHVALREEESVIEVTVDQKGDADAISTAFLKLSSNAAQLRRFREKEMKSNIHLTSEPVHSKLSGDDQMRTFYDEIEMELSHYFDQLFLNMGASLGAKQRRYPSTISKELMEKCKYHTNFPQNIYSVFEIPHDYQIIDDIREKHHGFLPEHFQQAGRFLQPCICYHCYEEWEGKTYADYQIMTAAGQCFRHEISWKVDPLRKLEFSMREIVFIGESEYINETRKTLLENTWQCFHQLGLSGKVTTANDPFFFYDDMDKANYQLMANSKYELVAVTEKKDVSIASFNDCGEMLCDRFQIKGENGLPLYSGCAAFGIDRWVQVFLQTYGRNRKNWPEEMLHLKEGSYAAK, from the coding sequence TTGAGGACCCTTAAGCTGCCTTTACCAGACACACTAAAAGAAACAATGATACCGGATTTTATGGAAAGAGTTTCATTTCTATCTGCCCACATTCTGCATGTTGCCCTTCGTGAAGAGGAGTCTGTCATTGAAGTAACAGTAGATCAAAAGGGAGATGCGGATGCAATCTCAACGGCGTTTTTGAAGTTATCGTCGAACGCGGCTCAATTGCGCAGGTTTCGTGAAAAAGAAATGAAATCAAATATTCATTTAACCAGTGAGCCTGTTCATTCCAAATTAAGCGGGGATGACCAAATGCGAACCTTTTATGATGAAATTGAAATGGAACTCTCCCACTACTTTGACCAATTGTTTTTAAATATGGGGGCTTCACTAGGAGCCAAACAAAGACGATATCCTTCTACGATCAGTAAAGAGTTAATGGAGAAATGTAAATATCATACGAATTTTCCGCAAAATATTTATTCTGTTTTTGAAATACCGCATGATTATCAAATTATTGATGATATTCGAGAGAAACATCATGGTTTTCTTCCTGAACACTTTCAGCAGGCAGGCCGTTTTTTACAACCGTGTATTTGTTATCACTGTTACGAGGAATGGGAAGGGAAGACGTATGCAGACTATCAGATCATGACAGCTGCGGGTCAATGCTTTAGACATGAAATTTCTTGGAAAGTTGATCCACTAAGGAAACTAGAATTTAGTATGCGTGAAATTGTGTTTATTGGTGAAAGCGAATATATCAATGAAACAAGAAAAACACTCCTTGAAAACACATGGCAATGCTTTCATCAGCTTGGCCTTAGTGGAAAGGTGACGACAGCAAATGATCCCTTTTTCTTTTATGATGATATGGATAAAGCGAATTATCAATTAATGGCTAACAGCAAATATGAATTGGTAGCTGTTACAGAAAAGAAAGACGTATCGATCGCTTCTTTTAATGATTGTGGAGAGATGCTTTGTGACAGGTTCCAGATCAAAGGAGAAAATGGTCTGCCGCTTTATTCAGGTTGCGCCGCATTTGGTATCGATCGATGGGTTCAAGTATTTTTACAAACGTACGGTCGAAATCGAAAGAATTGGCCTGAAGAAATGCTTCATTTAAAGGAGGGTAGCTATGCTGCAAAGTAA